The Ascochyta rabiei chromosome 3, complete sequence genome segment AAGCAGTCAAGTGGCCCATTGTATCGCAGTGGCAGCGTGTCTGGTTGGGACTGCAAGCGGACCTTGACGGTGTCGAACGGGTACTCGATGTATTTACCGACGATACCGGCGGCTGACCCGCACACAACGTCCTTCAGGGCCTCTTCTCCTTGCCCACCGACATTTGTGACGGCTGTGGGACGTACTTCGTCCTTTGTGAGTGTATCGGATGATCCACCTCTTGCCCCCACCACCGACACCGGACTCTCGTGTAGTTCCATAGATGTGCCGGTACAATGGTATCGGTGTGCGTGTTTGTGTACGGAGTATAATGGTCAGAGCTATGTCATGAAGCAGTGAGCATGGTACTGTGCGTAGGGCAGCGATCGTAGGCGGTGAAGAGGGCGAGAGGTGGCTGTTCAAGCGGTTGGTCTCATAGGCGCTGGCACTATGTTATATGATTTTGGGGGTGAAAGGAGCCGTGGGCACGACGTAGCACGGAGGGAGTAGGGCCGCAAATATGCAGCGGGCCGCGGGGTGGGTTCTGTGCCAGGGTGATGGTGAATGCACTCAAGGCAGGCGGTGCCCAATATCGTTCAAAATGTGCAGAGGGGGGACGAAATTTTCAATTAGTCTTGGAGGACCCTGCACAAGCACGACAAGCTGCAAAGAGCGAAAATGGCGCACAGCGCGTGGAAAAGCTGTGACATGCAGTGCGTAAGACTAGACTGTTGACCAGCAAATGGCTCATCCCAAACCCCGAATTCCATATCCCCTTGTAATCTTATCAGATCTGATCCTTCCATTACGTCCTGTCAAATGTCGATGTCGCGACCTCGGATCCAAGGCTGGCCCACCGAAAGCGGGACGGACACAAAGGGGGCTTGGCGCACAACTAGCTTCCTTTCTTATCGATATCGGGCTCAGTCATGGCTCAGATTATTTTCGCTGGGGGCGCGTTCGAGACTTTGGGGACCGTGAACGCTGtgccaacaccaccaccaacaaCAGTACCAAGATGTCTGAATCAGTAGCCACAGAGACGTCTGCCGCGCCGGTCCCGGCTTCCGTCAAAGGAATGAGGAAGAATGGTGAATTACCTTGTGTGCGTGTTTGGATAGGACTTGCAACTAATCCTACCTGCAGGCAAGCAATGGCGCGACAACAAAAGCGCTTTCAGGCCTCGCGCGAACCAGACACCGTTCGAAAAGCGCACAGCGGAGAGGAAGGCGCTCGCCGCTGTCAAGGCGAAGGAGAAGGAGCTGAAGGACGAGAAAGCAGCAGCAAAGCAGCAACAGGTTGACAGGATTCGGGAGAAGCGCGCAGccaaggaagagaaggagcgATTCCAGAAGATGGAGGAGAAGATGCACAAGAAGCGTGTCGAGCGTCTGAAGAGGAGGGAGAAGCGCAATGCCATGCTGAAGTCATGAGGAAGGTGTGCAACGCATGGATAGTTGAAACAAGTGGCGCAGCTTCTTCCGTCAGCCTCAGGAAGAGTAGCCAGATGGACGTAGCAGCACGTTGTCGGGCTGACCACAGCCTTCCATACGGCAGAAAGGCACGAGTGGAGGCGCACATATACCAACCCCACAGCTCTCGAGAGCGGGTACGTTTTGCATGCATGGTCTACGGCGTTAAGGCAGACGGGCAATCATACTGGCGAATGCTTGCGGCTCAGGGTAAAACAACATTTTGTAGGACTCATAAACATAATCCTTACAAAGGACAGCGCAATCAGAACGATTTGATGCAGTTACAGGCTATGCGCATGCGATGTAGAACTGTGCAGTGCTGGATTGGACAACACTTCAAGTGTTACTAGATGCCACTCTCTTGCTGGAGAGAAGCCGACGACAAGGCGGCAATCTTCCCACTCTACGGAAAGAAGAGGCACGGAGATGGCTCTTTCTCTAGCTCACAAGTACTTCCAAGACTAAATTCAAGCATCTTGGCTACAGGCAAGGTTTCTACAGAACCCTCTGCGCTCGATGGCTCCACAAGCATGCGTCACTCCTCTGCGTTCGCTTAGCGCAGATGCCGGGTGCGGTGACGACAGGCGCTCAAGCCGCGGCCCCCGTACACAGCATCACCCTCACCATCACCATGTCCACATGGACTCGCTCTACCTGCATTCAGGCTACTCCCGGCCCCTCCGCCCCAACGTCCATGACCGCGAATCGCGACCGTCCATTCGTGTAAGCGCAGACGCGGACTCTGGCAGCAGAAGAGCGCACCTTCACAAGCACAAGTCACACCGGCACCACCGCCACTATGACGATGAGCACCGCCGCCATAGCTCAACGCGGCACCATGCCAAAGAAGTTGTGCAGTCTGCACTGCAGCCACCGACGAGCTTCGGCGATCTCTTGAAGCAGGCGAGAGGCAGCAAGGACAACTCGCCGAGCCACAGTCGTAGTCGCAGTCGGCGCAGAAGCCCATCCAGGAGAGAAGATGGGGCGCAACAGAGGACACGAGACGGTGCGGATCTTACCATACCACCGCCACGACCACTGCGTCCCGAAAAGGTGGAGCGAGAAGCTAAGAGAGTCGAAGCCAGGGAACGGTATGCGCCCAGCGCACTGTGAGTAGCTAAAATCACTGACTTGATGAACAGAGACCTCCGCACCGTACTGCAATCCCTCTCCGATCAGTCGCTGAAGACATCACGTCGGCTGGACGATACCTACTATTCGATCCTCGAAAAGGCCTCGACCTTGCGACAAACCATCGGCACACTGCAGGAGCTCTCCAGCTTGACGAAAGAGCTACACGGGAACTTTGAGACTGATGCACAGGAGTTGCTTGACGACGTGCAGGGCCAGTTCGAGAGCTCAAATGGCTTTGATACGCAGCAGAAGCAACTTGCTGCTCTGGAGGAGAGGATCAGAGTGGGCAAAGACAAAGCAGACAACTTGACAACACGGCTCACGGCAGCGAAGGAGCGTGTTGATGCGAGAGCGAAGAGCGAGGCTCAGTGGGAAGCCGATACAAACCGTACGTCACCCCCCAAAAATAGTGGAGCTGTAGGTGCTAACAATGCTCGTAGGCTGGTGGCAGTACTTTGGCGGCATAGTGATTTCCATCATCTCGCTCATCTTGTTGCTGGTAGTCTTCCACCATCTCAAACCTACTCACGTCGACATGAATCCCAAGCCTACGCTCGACTCCACGATAGAGGCTAAGATCCGGGCAGCTCCCATACCAGATATGGCGAAGAGAGACATTTTAGAGTTGGCGACATCAGTACCAACCGTTCAGCTGAAGACATCACCTGTTCGACGACTTGCCGAAGCTGATGATCAGCTGTTTCGTGCGTTTGATGAGCTGTAATCTCGTTTTCGATTAGCTCCAGAGATACCCATAGTCAATGTTACTTATTCTCGATCGCTGTAGAGTTGAGTGTTTGATACTACCTGCCGCTCGTTAGGCGGAAAGGAAGATGACTATGAACATTTTGGACAATGGTCTATTTACAGCAAACACGATTCTCGGAAAGGAAGATGACTATAAATGTTTTGGACAATGGTCTAATTACAGCAAACACGATTTTCGGAAAGGAAGATGACTATGAACATTTTGGACAATGGTCTATTTACAGCAAACACGATTTTCGGAAAGGAAGATGACTATGAACATTTTGGACAATGTTCTATTT includes the following:
- a CDS encoding rRNA-processing protein cgr1; this translates as MSESVATETSAAPVPASVKGMRKNGKQWRDNKSAFRPRANQTPFEKRTAERKALAAVKAKEKELKDEKAAAKQQQVDRIREKRAAKEEKERFQKMEEKMHKKRVERLKRREKRNAMLKS